A stretch of the Alosa alosa isolate M-15738 ecotype Scorff River chromosome 16, AALO_Geno_1.1, whole genome shotgun sequence genome encodes the following:
- the vipr1b gene encoding vasoactive intestinal polypeptide receptor 1b isoform X3, with the protein MLACWPTASLGEVVTIPCPIYFSHFNNEHKGNLSKTCTADGWSDMQPMAIAVNCGYNMNSTNDDGTFFRSVKIGYTIGHSVSLVSLTTAIIILCIFRKLHCTRNYIHIHLFLSFIFKAISVFIKDVVLYTPDDDYDCTSNGSVGCKVVMVFFQYCIMASFFWLLVEGLYLHALLAVSFFSERKYFWCFILIGWGGPMIFSAAWGIAKAYFDDIGCWDIIENTDPYWWIIKTPILTSILMNFILFIDIIRILRQKINCPDIGRNESNQYLRLAKSTLLLIPLFGINFIIFAFIPDHIKTELRLVFDLILGSFQGFVVAVLYCFLNGEVQGEIKRKWRRWHLERFLGSDTKYQQPSMGSNGNNFSTQISMLTRCSPKTRRASSCQDSSVI; encoded by the exons ATGTTAGCCTGCTGGCCAACAGCCAGCTTGGGAGAAGTTGTCACCATCCCCTGTCCAATTTACTTCAGTCACTTCAACAATGAACACAAAG GTAACCTCTCGAAGACCTGTACTGCAGATGGCTGGTCGGATATGCAACCCATGGCCATTGCCGTGAACTGTGGCTACAACATGAACAGCACAAATGATGAT GGCACATTCTTCCGGTCGGTGAAGATTGGCTACACCATTGGTCACAGCGTGTCTTTGGTCTCCTTGACCACTGCTATAATAATACTGTGTATCTTCAG AAAGCTTCACTGTACCAGGAACTACATCCACATCCACCTCTTCCTGTCCTTCATCTTCAAGGCCATCTCCGTCTTCATCAAGGACGTGGTCCTCTACACGCCGGACGACGACTATGACTGCACCTCCAACGGCTCT GTGGGATGTAAGGTGGTGATGGTCTTCTTCCAGTACTGCATTATGGCCAGCTTCTTCTGGCTGTTGGTGGAGGGACTCTACCTCCACGCACTGCTTGCCGTCTCCTTCTTCTCCGAGAGGAAGTACTTCTGGTGTTTCATCCTGATCGGCTGGG GTGGTCCAATGATTTTCAGCGCAGCCTGGGGCATTGCCAAGGCCTACTTTGATGACATAGG aTGCTGGGACATCATCGAGAACACTGACCCTTACTGGTGGATAATCAAAACACCCATATTAACATCAATACTG aTGAACTTCATCCTATTCATCGATATCATCCGAATACTGCGACAGAAGATCAACTGCCCTGACATCGGAAGGAACGAGTCCAACCAGTATCT GAGGTTGGCCAAGTCCACGCTGCTCCTGATTCCCCTCTTTGGAATTAACTTCATCATATTCGCCTTCATTCCCGACCACATCAAGACAGAGCTGCGGCTGGTGTTTGACCTCATTCTGGGGTCATTTCAG GGTTTTGTGGTTGCCGTCCTCTACTGCTTCCTAAACGGAGAG GTGCAGGGGGAGATCAAGAGGAAGTGGAGGCGATGGCATCTGGAGCGCTTCCTGGGCTCCGACACCAAGTACCAGCAGCCGTCCATGGGCAGCAACGGCAACAACTTCAGCACCCAGATCTCCATGCTGACCCGCTGCAGCCCCAAAACGCGGCGCGCCTCCTCCTGCCAGGACAGCTCCGTCATCTGA